The Deltaproteobacteria bacterium genome contains a region encoding:
- the glk gene encoding glucokinase: MQVLAGDIGGTKTLLAICDVSPPDVRTGAPSIEVLASSRYESRSYSGVGAICRAFASEVRRPMPRRAGFGVAGPVTNGRSHTTNLPWILDEEELAQALGIDSVRLVNDFHALALGIPAVKAADLVTLNEGVRDPRGAWAVIGAGTGLGEAIATLGASGQREVLASEGGHCSFAPRTGLEIGVLRFLMRRYDHVSWERVLSGDGLVNLADAISHVTGMGPGEALAESIAGDRDNAPAAITAGAATGDPFCRRTVELFCELYGAEAGNLALKTLATGGVYVAGGIAPKMLDFMKDGRFREAFVSKGRMRPVLEQMPVQIVLDARAGVLGAAALAARESQLAPQTRNTPSTSPE, encoded by the coding sequence ATGCAGGTGCTCGCAGGCGACATCGGGGGGACCAAGACCCTCCTGGCGATCTGCGACGTCTCGCCGCCCGACGTGCGGACTGGCGCACCGTCGATCGAGGTGCTGGCGAGCAGCCGCTATGAAAGCCGGAGCTATTCCGGCGTCGGAGCCATCTGCCGCGCCTTCGCCAGCGAGGTGCGGCGGCCAATGCCCCGCCGCGCGGGATTCGGGGTGGCGGGGCCGGTCACAAACGGCCGCAGCCACACCACGAACCTGCCCTGGATCCTCGACGAGGAGGAACTCGCGCAGGCGCTCGGCATCGATTCGGTCAGGCTCGTCAACGACTTCCACGCGCTGGCGCTGGGAATTCCGGCGGTAAAGGCTGCAGATCTGGTGACGCTGAATGAGGGAGTGCGCGATCCGAGGGGGGCCTGGGCAGTGATCGGCGCCGGCACCGGGCTCGGCGAAGCCATCGCGACGCTCGGCGCCAGCGGTCAGCGCGAAGTGCTGGCGAGCGAAGGTGGGCACTGCAGTTTTGCGCCTCGCACCGGGCTCGAGATCGGCGTCCTGCGATTCCTGATGCGGCGTTACGACCACGTGAGCTGGGAGCGGGTCCTGTCCGGGGATGGCCTTGTCAATCTGGCCGACGCCATCTCGCACGTGACCGGCATGGGGCCCGGCGAGGCGCTGGCAGAGAGTATTGCCGGCGACCGCGACAACGCTCCCGCCGCCATCACCGCAGGAGCCGCTACCGGCGACCCGTTCTGCCGGCGCACCGTCGAGCTGTTCTGCGAGCTCTACGGCGCCGAGGCCGGAAACCTCGCGCTGAAGACGCTGGCTACGGGCGGCGTGTACGTCGCGGGCGGGATCGCCCCGAAGATGCTCGACTTCATGAAGGACGGACGCTTTCGCGAGGCGTTCGTCAGCAAGGGACGGATGCGGCCGGTGCTCGAACAGATGCCGGTCCAGATCGTGCTCGACGCCCGCGCGGGCGTGCTGGGAGCCGCAGCTCTCGCCGCACGCGAGTCCCAGCTCGCGCCGCAAACCCGAAACACTCCATCGACGAGCCCGGAATGA
- a CDS encoding helicase, translated as MSFQYRRSAVPRFLKGMKVIHRAQGGWGVGHILAVSDDPPRLSAEFPGRPGGPVMLSSRDIALARYRFAPESPVLFADGSAARVLRTLPGPADDLYRYTVDIPGKKPQIRSEADLRAPVPREGPAEQLASGRWGAPEDFHLRSETVRLDLERRADALGALFASRVYVKPHQVSVAHQVLSAPQPRFVLADEVGLGKTIEAGLVLSGLLHAGLVKRCLVVAPSHLTVQWLAELFHKFNLLFTLMDPDRAKDDREAAEAEAPDDDDSPWGRHPLVITSLEWLSRSREETKAAAGAGWDLVIVDEAHHLRGAKAYEVAQALARSTWGLLLLTATPLQLDPAEYHALLRLVDPAPAATEQELRARLARQGDLSAEVRALLGGDAAAAERIAALFPDDPALRELRGKPLLAHLAESYGLSARLLRNRRAVVGGFTPRRLTRIPVHLTEEERKLEHDVRRALSHAKLPSGAVLASLLRRMGSSPPALAAGLSAAGEKKLAQRALALAKDSKLEAFQDLLAELGPSEKVLVFAEPRETIEYLRAALARRHIEALGYVGDLSPADRDKMVARFRDPDGPRVLLSTELGGEGRNFQHCHVLVNYDLAWSPAAIEQRIGRIDRIGQSREVRIHAFHPEGTLAARVLDVLDAGVGVFTEPVGGLDPVLEGVEPSLLALASTDDAERWEEMTRKLAARVSAARAEVARAYDPLLDLRSCDFASVRALAERGGQRIGARLSPTADAEAGLRTVATLLESRLEAVTIEAAKRVGLAVDVEVDVLPGQVSFHVGPELKVDALAGFDLSDDRTVLGSFRRDVAVTHEEYDSFATGHPLVEALFSWVRDGELGRATVARAHLRGLSGAALDARFLVALPEPADLAQGARVPSRRAARHIDEPLLRVPVRLDGHGGARVDDALGAQLDSSRVEPVPAPEGGPPGAFTQAVEGALRVAQEEAQRRLRTTVEEAKRGIQAEKEAASRRLLRWLAQSKVGEAEARRVLEAETKLYEEAAAALDGARLELDQAALIQLA; from the coding sequence ATGTCCTTCCAGTATAGAAGGTCCGCGGTGCCCCGGTTCCTCAAAGGGATGAAGGTCATCCACCGCGCACAAGGGGGATGGGGCGTCGGGCACATCCTCGCGGTGAGCGACGACCCGCCGCGCCTCTCCGCCGAGTTTCCCGGCCGGCCCGGCGGCCCGGTGATGCTGTCGTCGCGCGACATCGCGCTGGCGCGTTACCGATTCGCGCCGGAATCGCCGGTCCTGTTCGCCGACGGCTCCGCCGCGCGCGTGCTTCGCACGCTGCCCGGGCCTGCCGACGACCTCTACCGGTATACGGTCGACATTCCCGGCAAGAAGCCGCAGATCCGGAGCGAGGCCGACCTGCGCGCGCCGGTTCCCCGCGAAGGGCCGGCGGAACAACTCGCTTCCGGCCGCTGGGGGGCTCCGGAAGACTTCCACCTTCGCTCGGAGACGGTGCGCCTCGATCTCGAGCGCCGTGCCGACGCGCTCGGCGCGCTCTTCGCCTCGCGCGTCTACGTCAAGCCGCACCAGGTGAGCGTAGCGCACCAGGTGCTGTCGGCGCCGCAGCCGCGATTCGTTCTCGCCGACGAGGTCGGGCTGGGAAAGACCATCGAGGCCGGCCTCGTCCTTTCGGGATTGCTGCACGCCGGACTCGTCAAGCGCTGCCTGGTGGTCGCGCCGAGCCACCTCACGGTGCAGTGGCTGGCGGAGCTGTTCCACAAATTCAACCTGCTGTTCACGCTGATGGATCCCGACCGGGCGAAGGACGACCGCGAGGCGGCGGAAGCGGAAGCCCCGGACGACGATGATTCCCCTTGGGGGCGTCATCCGCTGGTGATCACCTCGCTGGAATGGCTCTCGCGCAGCCGCGAGGAGACGAAAGCCGCGGCAGGCGCCGGGTGGGACCTGGTGATCGTCGACGAAGCGCACCACCTCCGCGGCGCCAAGGCGTACGAGGTGGCGCAGGCTCTGGCGCGCAGCACCTGGGGCCTGCTGCTGTTGACCGCCACGCCTCTGCAGCTCGACCCGGCGGAATACCACGCGCTGTTGCGCCTCGTGGATCCCGCTCCAGCAGCAACCGAGCAGGAGCTGCGCGCACGGCTGGCGCGGCAGGGCGATCTCTCCGCGGAAGTACGCGCGCTGCTTGGCGGCGATGCCGCCGCGGCGGAGCGCATCGCCGCGCTGTTTCCGGACGATCCCGCGCTGCGGGAGCTGCGCGGCAAGCCACTGCTCGCGCATCTCGCCGAGAGCTACGGCCTCTCGGCGCGCCTGTTGCGCAACCGGCGGGCGGTCGTGGGCGGGTTCACCCCACGGCGCCTGACCCGGATCCCCGTCCACCTGACGGAGGAAGAGCGCAAGCTGGAGCATGACGTCCGCCGCGCCCTGTCGCACGCGAAGCTCCCTTCGGGCGCCGTGCTCGCCTCGCTGTTGCGGCGGATGGGCAGCTCGCCTCCGGCGCTCGCTGCGGGTCTCTCGGCGGCGGGGGAGAAGAAGCTGGCGCAGCGCGCGCTCGCTCTGGCGAAGGACTCGAAGCTGGAGGCGTTCCAGGACCTCCTCGCGGAGCTGGGCCCTTCCGAGAAGGTGCTGGTGTTCGCCGAGCCGCGCGAGACCATCGAGTACCTGCGAGCGGCGCTCGCGCGCCGGCACATCGAGGCTTTGGGCTACGTCGGCGACCTCTCGCCGGCGGACCGCGACAAGATGGTTGCGCGCTTCCGCGATCCGGACGGCCCGCGCGTGCTCCTCTCCACCGAGCTGGGCGGGGAAGGGCGCAACTTCCAGCACTGCCACGTGCTGGTGAACTACGATCTCGCCTGGAGCCCCGCGGCCATCGAGCAGCGCATCGGGCGCATCGATCGCATCGGCCAGTCGCGGGAGGTGCGCATCCACGCCTTCCACCCCGAGGGAACGCTTGCGGCGCGCGTGCTCGACGTGCTCGACGCGGGCGTCGGCGTGTTCACCGAGCCGGTCGGCGGCCTCGACCCCGTCCTCGAAGGCGTCGAGCCGTCGCTGCTTGCGCTCGCTTCCACCGACGACGCCGAACGCTGGGAGGAGATGACGCGGAAGCTCGCCGCGCGGGTGTCGGCGGCGCGCGCGGAAGTGGCGCGGGCTTACGATCCGCTGCTCGATCTGCGCAGTTGCGACTTCGCCTCTGTCCGCGCGCTGGCAGAGCGCGGCGGCCAGCGGATCGGCGCCCGGCTTTCCCCGACCGCAGACGCGGAAGCCGGGCTGCGGACGGTTGCGACGCTGCTCGAGTCGCGCCTGGAAGCCGTGACCATCGAGGCGGCGAAGCGGGTAGGCCTGGCGGTCGACGTGGAGGTCGACGTGCTGCCGGGGCAGGTCTCGTTCCACGTCGGTCCGGAGCTGAAGGTCGACGCATTGGCCGGCTTCGATCTCTCGGACGACCGGACCGTGTTGGGCTCGTTCCGGCGCGACGTCGCGGTGACGCACGAAGAATACGACTCGTTCGCCACGGGACACCCCCTGGTCGAGGCGCTTTTCTCCTGGGTCCGTGATGGCGAGCTCGGCCGGGCCACCGTGGCGCGCGCACACCTGCGCGGATTGTCCGGCGCTGCCCTCGACGCGCGGTTTCTCGTCGCTTTGCCGGAGCCCGCCGATCTCGCGCAGGGAGCGCGCGTACCGTCGCGGCGCGCGGCGCGACACATCGACGAGCCCTTGCTGCGCGTGCCCGTGCGGCTGGATGGCCATGGCGGAGCCCGGGTCGACGATGCGCTCGGCGCGCAGCTCGATTCTTCCAGGGTCGAGCCGGTGCCGGCGCCCGAAGGAGGGCCTCCGGGCGCTTTCACGCAGGCGGTGGAAGGCGCCCTTCGCGTGGCGCAGGAAGAGGCGCAGCGGCGTCTGCGGACAACGGTCGAGGAGGCGAAAAGAGGAATCCAGGCGGAGAAGGAAGCCGCGTCGCGAAGGCTGCTGCGCTGGCTCGCCCAGAGCAAGGTCGGCGAAGCGGAGGCACGCCGCGTCCTCGAGGCGGAAACGAAACTCTACGAAGAAGCGGCGGCCGCGCTCGACGGCGCCCGGCTGGAGCTGGATCAGGCGGCGCTCATCCAGCTCGCTTGA
- the chrA gene encoding chromate efflux transporter, with protein MDGHAIESPAAAARLRPPLPDFFRASLFLGLVGFGGGLSVLANIHALAVKKRRWLTEREFTNTITVAQMLPGGAAANAMAYAGLRFGGLKGAFLGYLGFVLPGWIAVMALAFLYVHFGTAPNVATLLGGFNAAVIGIIGAITLKMAKSAVSRLWQMGVAAGALLFSVLGDAPPGEVALVAIGVGLAVDLGTKRARLFAMERRKMRERREAPVVLPEEGATLSTQKSEPRKPPTEMNVASWTVFVVMLGIALHAPGVDAELLRIAFSFFRTGLGAYGGGFAIVPHLKQVVEREHWITERQFADAVAIGKLTPGPVLLLATFIGYLRHGWLGAVVATLGIFSAPFILVAFAGTWLDRIRSRRPVRAALRGLTPAVLGLMAAAVISLGDTINGEGEIAIAVAVALTLSRFEINPAIMLALGGVARFAFRFAGL; from the coding sequence ATGGACGGCCACGCCATCGAGTCCCCGGCCGCGGCAGCGCGCCTGCGACCGCCGCTGCCGGACTTCTTTCGCGCCTCCCTGTTCCTCGGCCTGGTGGGATTCGGCGGCGGGCTCTCGGTGCTCGCCAACATCCATGCGCTGGCGGTGAAGAAAAGGCGCTGGCTCACGGAGCGCGAGTTCACCAACACCATCACCGTCGCACAGATGCTTCCCGGCGGCGCCGCTGCGAATGCAATGGCCTACGCGGGCCTGCGATTCGGCGGACTCAAGGGCGCATTCCTCGGCTACCTCGGCTTCGTGTTGCCCGGGTGGATCGCCGTGATGGCGCTCGCGTTCCTGTACGTGCATTTCGGCACGGCGCCCAACGTGGCGACCTTGCTCGGCGGTTTCAACGCCGCGGTGATCGGGATCATCGGCGCCATCACCCTGAAGATGGCCAAGAGCGCCGTCTCGCGCCTCTGGCAGATGGGCGTGGCCGCGGGCGCGCTCCTCTTCTCCGTCCTCGGCGACGCGCCTCCCGGCGAAGTGGCATTGGTCGCGATCGGCGTCGGGCTCGCGGTCGATCTCGGCACCAAGCGCGCCCGCCTGTTCGCGATGGAACGTCGCAAGATGCGCGAGCGGCGCGAAGCTCCGGTCGTCCTGCCCGAGGAAGGCGCTACGCTCTCCACCCAGAAATCGGAGCCTCGGAAGCCGCCGACGGAAATGAACGTCGCCAGCTGGACGGTCTTCGTGGTGATGCTCGGGATCGCGCTGCACGCCCCGGGCGTGGACGCGGAGCTGTTGCGGATCGCGTTCTCGTTCTTTCGCACCGGTCTCGGCGCGTACGGCGGCGGTTTCGCCATCGTGCCGCACCTCAAGCAGGTGGTCGAACGCGAGCACTGGATCACCGAGCGACAGTTCGCCGACGCCGTGGCCATCGGCAAGCTCACACCCGGACCGGTGCTGCTGCTGGCGACGTTCATCGGCTATCTGCGCCATGGCTGGCTCGGCGCCGTGGTGGCGACGCTCGGCATCTTCAGCGCTCCCTTCATCCTGGTGGCGTTCGCCGGCACCTGGCTGGACCGGATCCGCTCCCGGCGTCCGGTGCGGGCGGCGCTGCGCGGGCTCACGCCGGCCGTCCTCGGCCTGATGGCGGCGGCGGTGATCTCGCTCGGCGACACCATCAACGGAGAGGGCGAGATCGCGATTGCGGTGGCGGTGGCGCTGACGCTCAGCCGCTTCGAGATCAACCCCGCGATCATGCTCGCGCTGGGCGGCGTGGCGCGGTTCGCCTTCCGCTTCGCGGGACTATAA
- the rpiA gene encoding ribose-5-phosphate isomerase RpiA, with the protein MDLDAQRRAAGERAAQFVQDGMVIGYGTGRGATAALEALVKRKVRVRGVPTSEKTVAICKRLGLEMVDFDHHPRLDLVIDGADEVDPRGQLLKGGGGAHVREKLVALASARRIVVVEEAKLVPHLGATRGVPIEVVAFGWRGTLERIAAVLPGATHREGPPTDNGGVVVDAPLPAGANLERIDRALKGIAGVVDHGLFLDLSPTVVVGGPSGVRVISGG; encoded by the coding sequence ATGGACCTCGATGCGCAGCGCAGGGCAGCCGGAGAGCGCGCGGCCCAGTTCGTCCAGGACGGGATGGTCATCGGGTACGGGACCGGACGGGGAGCGACGGCGGCGCTCGAGGCGCTGGTGAAGCGCAAGGTCCGCGTGCGCGGCGTGCCCACGTCGGAAAAGACGGTCGCGATCTGCAAGCGCCTGGGCCTCGAGATGGTCGACTTCGACCATCACCCGCGCCTCGACCTGGTCATCGACGGCGCCGACGAGGTGGATCCGCGCGGCCAGCTCCTGAAGGGTGGCGGCGGCGCGCACGTGCGGGAGAAGCTGGTGGCCCTGGCGTCCGCGCGGCGGATCGTCGTCGTCGAGGAAGCGAAGCTGGTTCCCCATCTCGGCGCCACGCGCGGGGTGCCCATCGAGGTGGTCGCCTTCGGATGGCGCGGAACCCTCGAGCGGATTGCCGCGGTCCTGCCTGGAGCGACCCACCGGGAAGGTCCTCCGACCGACAACGGCGGCGTCGTCGTCGATGCGCCCTTGCCGGCCGGCGCAAATCTCGAGCGGATCGATCGCGCCCTCAAGGGAATCGCCGGCGTCGTCGATCACGGATTGTTTCTCGATCTCTCGCCCACCGTCGTCGTGGGCGGCCCGTCCGGCGTGCGCGTGATCAGCGGTGGCTGA
- a CDS encoding heavy-metal-associated domain-containing protein → MVRPFAPRTARRLIDRATATGAVTMGAMKPLWSALALAFAAQAAEQSLSLKVEGWHSKGDVYKTESAVQQVRGVIRVSSDLGSKTLTVVFDDASANAAVIQKAISGAGYVSHR, encoded by the coding sequence ATGGTTCGCCCCTTTGCGCCACGGACCGCGCGCCGTCTGATCGATCGCGCGACCGCCACCGGGGCAGTTACAATGGGCGCCATGAAGCCCCTCTGGTCCGCGCTCGCGCTTGCGTTCGCCGCCCAGGCCGCCGAGCAGTCGCTCAGCCTGAAAGTGGAGGGCTGGCACAGCAAGGGCGACGTGTACAAGACGGAGTCGGCGGTGCAGCAGGTCAGGGGGGTCATCCGGGTCTCGTCCGATCTGGGCAGCAAGACGCTGACCGTCGTCTTCGACGACGCTTCCGCAAATGCCGCCGTGATCCAGAAAGCGATCTCCGGCGCCGGCTACGTCAGCCACCGCTGA
- a CDS encoding transcriptional repressor → MPGTSSTSLPAPTWCFRCSRSRRSSARASSSSRESSPLDATRLHLCYDPGVRFSTRAEAALRSRGGRITRARHALHELIEASSRPLGPRELQKLLARAGFRMDRVSVYRNLTALLELGLLHRVVGSSAVRPCSEKERRCHHAIVCTECGSAREFHSDVLERALGEVRRATRYRVQEHVLELRGICERCRR, encoded by the coding sequence ATCCCGGGTACTTCTTCGACTTCCCTTCCGGCGCCCACCTGGTGCTTTCGCTGCTCCCGGAGCCGGCGATCTTCAGCCAGGGCATCGTCATCCTCTCGCGAATCCTCTCCGCTTGATGCAACAAGGTTGCATCTGTGCTACGACCCCGGCGTGCGCTTTTCCACTCGCGCCGAGGCGGCGCTGCGGAGCCGCGGCGGCCGCATCACCCGCGCCCGGCACGCGCTCCACGAGCTGATCGAGGCGTCATCGCGTCCGCTCGGACCGCGCGAGCTGCAGAAGCTTCTCGCCAGGGCCGGCTTCCGGATGGACCGCGTCTCCGTCTACCGGAATCTCACCGCGCTGCTGGAGCTCGGCCTGCTCCACCGCGTCGTCGGGTCCTCCGCGGTGCGTCCCTGCTCGGAGAAGGAGCGGCGCTGCCATCACGCCATCGTCTGCACCGAGTGCGGCAGCGCGCGAGAATTCCATTCCGACGTCCTCGAGCGCGCGCTGGGCGAGGTCCGCCGCGCCACGCGGTATCGCGTGCAGGAGCACGTCCTCGAGCTGCGCGGCATCTGCGAGAGGTGCCGGCGATGA
- a CDS encoding pyridoxal phosphate-dependent aminotransferase, with translation MVGAAVRREAPRPAAAPAQRGAGRAAGSVRIDFTQQENALARALARRKTPYVDLTLSNPTQAGLPALAVALPAAPAYEPHPRGLPLACEAVAAYHGISPDRVVLTASTSEGYAWLFKLLCDAGDEVLVPEPSYPLFGYLTALESVRAVPYGMRWDGEWHLDTAALQFSARTRAVVVVSPGNPTGAYLKQEERAALAAACNEHGCALISDEVFADFPAFDDSRRARSAVRYGDVLSFSLSGLSKVAGLPQLKLGWIAAAGPGADEAVRRLELIADTYLSVPTPVQLVAPAILASRGVFQAAVRERLAINRASLAAARPPRAPWDVLRSEGGWGEVLSVPRTRSEEEWGLTLLEAGVLVHPGYFFDFPSGAHLVLSLLPEPAIFSQGIVILSRILSA, from the coding sequence CTGGTCGGCGCTGCGGTTCGTCGAGAAGCCCCGCGACCGGCTGCCGCTCCCGCGCAGCGCGGAGCTGGGCGCGCCGCCGGAAGCGTGAGGATCGATTTCACGCAGCAGGAGAATGCGCTGGCGCGCGCGCTGGCCCGGCGCAAGACGCCCTACGTCGATCTGACGCTGTCGAATCCCACGCAAGCCGGTCTCCCCGCTTTGGCCGTCGCGCTCCCTGCCGCTCCTGCATACGAACCGCACCCTCGCGGGCTGCCCTTGGCGTGCGAGGCCGTTGCCGCCTACCACGGGATTTCGCCGGACCGCGTGGTCCTCACCGCCTCCACGAGCGAGGGCTACGCGTGGTTGTTCAAGCTGCTCTGCGACGCCGGCGACGAGGTGCTGGTGCCCGAGCCGAGCTATCCGCTGTTCGGGTACCTGACCGCCCTGGAAAGCGTGCGCGCCGTACCGTACGGGATGCGTTGGGACGGCGAGTGGCATCTCGACACCGCCGCGCTTCAGTTCTCCGCCCGCACCCGGGCCGTCGTCGTCGTCAGTCCGGGAAACCCCACCGGCGCATATCTCAAGCAAGAGGAACGCGCGGCGCTCGCCGCCGCCTGCAACGAACACGGCTGCGCCCTGATCTCCGACGAGGTCTTCGCGGACTTCCCGGCTTTCGATGACTCGCGCCGGGCGCGAAGCGCCGTCCGGTATGGCGACGTCTTGTCGTTCTCGCTTTCGGGGCTCTCCAAGGTCGCGGGCCTGCCGCAGCTCAAGCTGGGGTGGATTGCGGCAGCCGGCCCCGGCGCGGACGAGGCGGTGCGCCGGCTGGAGCTGATCGCCGACACCTACCTGTCCGTGCCCACGCCGGTGCAGCTCGTCGCGCCCGCGATCCTCGCTTCGCGCGGCGTCTTTCAGGCCGCGGTCCGCGAGCGGCTCGCCATCAACCGGGCATCGCTGGCAGCGGCGCGCCCGCCGCGAGCGCCCTGGGACGTGCTGCGTTCCGAGGGCGGCTGGGGCGAGGTCCTCTCCGTACCGCGCACCCGGAGCGAAGAGGAATGGGGCCTGACGCTGCTGGAGGCAGGCGTCCTCGTCCATCCCGGGTACTTCTTCGACTTCCCTTCCGGCGCCCACCTGGTGCTTTCGCTGCTCCCGGAGCCGGCGATCTTCAGCCAGGGCATCGTCATCCTCTCGCGAATCCTCTCCGCTTGA
- a CDS encoding DUF3052 domain-containing protein — protein MGETSLAEKLGIREGRRVLILDPPVGFVKRLDPLPEGVGVTTKIVSLADVIVVFSSSRAVLGELFHKAKHVLAPRGALWVAWPRKSSGFFTDLDEQLVRAVGLAGGLTDNKIIAVDEIWSALRFVEKPRDRLPLPRSAELGAPPEA, from the coding sequence ATGGGCGAAACCAGCCTAGCCGAGAAGCTCGGCATCCGCGAAGGCCGGCGGGTGCTGATCCTCGATCCGCCCGTCGGCTTCGTCAAGCGCCTCGATCCGCTCCCGGAGGGCGTCGGCGTGACGACGAAGATCGTCAGCCTCGCCGACGTGATCGTCGTGTTCTCCTCGTCGCGCGCCGTGCTCGGTGAGCTCTTCCACAAGGCGAAGCACGTCCTGGCGCCGCGCGGAGCGCTCTGGGTCGCCTGGCCGAGGAAGAGCTCGGGGTTCTTCACCGATCTCGACGAGCAGCTCGTGCGCGCGGTGGGTCTCGCCGGCGGCCTGACGGACAACAAGATCATCGCCGTGGACGAGATCTGGTCGGCGCTGCGGTTCGTCGAGAAGCCCCGCGACCGGCTGCCGCTCCCGCGCAGCGCGGAGCTGGGCGCGCCGCCGGAAGCGTGA
- a CDS encoding homoserine dehydrogenase: MKQVRIGLLGVGTVGQAVARALVERQDVLSRAAGTPLLLQRAAVRDLARPRGLPADRLTSDPAAVAAADDVDLVIELVGGEEPARSLITTALERGRPVVTANKRVLAWHGPQLAELAARRGVELRYEAAVGGGIPLIAPLTDDLAANRVLELRAIINGTCNYVLTRMASGESLEDALAKAQQAGYAEADPRDDVDAVDAGDKLVVLLRLAFDVECTPAQLHRQGIRGLDPRDLAYGRELGYVLKLLAVARSTESGVEARVHPAFLPSEHPLARVDGAYNAVHVIGDLCGPVMFSGLGAGGDATASAVLADVVHVARRLALGDPVPPPRQNGRRPRLLPMAEVTTRCYFRLSVDDEPGVFAQITRVLADHHIGLASVIQREPGRHGSAEVVLLTYAAPEAALADAEEQLAKLPSTQSVRARIRVGAPK, encoded by the coding sequence ATGAAGCAGGTCCGGATCGGGCTGCTCGGCGTCGGCACAGTGGGCCAGGCCGTGGCGCGCGCGCTCGTGGAGCGGCAGGACGTCCTCTCGCGTGCAGCGGGGACGCCTCTGTTGCTGCAGCGCGCCGCCGTGCGCGATCTGGCGCGTCCGCGCGGTTTGCCGGCGGATCGGCTCACCTCGGATCCGGCGGCGGTTGCGGCCGCCGATGACGTGGATCTGGTGATCGAGCTGGTCGGTGGCGAGGAGCCGGCGCGGTCGTTGATCACCACCGCGCTCGAGCGTGGCAGACCGGTGGTCACGGCGAACAAGCGCGTGCTGGCATGGCATGGACCCCAGCTCGCGGAGCTCGCAGCGCGCCGCGGCGTGGAGCTCCGCTACGAGGCGGCGGTGGGGGGCGGGATTCCGCTGATTGCCCCGCTCACCGACGATCTGGCAGCGAACCGCGTGCTGGAGCTGCGCGCGATCATCAACGGCACCTGCAACTACGTCCTCACCCGGATGGCCTCCGGCGAGTCGCTCGAGGACGCGCTGGCAAAAGCGCAGCAGGCTGGATACGCGGAAGCGGATCCGCGCGACGACGTGGACGCGGTGGACGCGGGAGACAAGCTGGTGGTGCTGCTGCGGCTGGCGTTCGACGTCGAATGCACTCCCGCACAGCTCCACCGTCAGGGCATCCGCGGGCTCGACCCACGCGACCTCGCTTATGGGCGCGAGCTGGGGTACGTGCTGAAGCTGCTCGCCGTGGCGCGCAGCACCGAGAGCGGAGTCGAGGCACGGGTGCACCCGGCGTTCCTTCCTTCGGAGCACCCTCTGGCCCGCGTCGACGGCGCGTACAACGCAGTGCACGTGATCGGCGATCTCTGCGGGCCGGTCATGTTCAGCGGCCTGGGCGCCGGGGGCGATGCCACTGCGAGCGCCGTGCTCGCCGACGTCGTGCACGTCGCCCGGCGTCTCGCGCTCGGCGACCCGGTGCCGCCGCCGCGTCAGAACGGTCGCCGGCCGCGCTTGCTTCCCATGGCGGAGGTGACGACGCGCTGCTACTTCCGCCTCTCGGTCGACGACGAGCCGGGCGTGTTCGCGCAGATCACCCGGGTGCTCGCCGACCACCACATCGGGCTCGCAAGCGTGATCCAGCGCGAGCCAGGGCGGCATGGCTCGGCCGAAGTCGTGCTCCTGACCTACGCCGCGCCGGAAGCGGCGCTGGCCGACGCGGAGGAGCAGCTCGCGAAGCTTCCGTCGACGCAGTCGGTGCGGGCGCGGATCCGCGTCGGGGCGCCGAAGTGA